In a genomic window of Columba livia isolate bColLiv1 breed racing homer chromosome 4, bColLiv1.pat.W.v2, whole genome shotgun sequence:
- the FOXI3 gene encoding forkhead box protein I3 translates to MSAGELQQAQPRASAPAAAPAPPQPRSAQEAPDMAVYCSENFSVYPQPSLHPPGAAAAAAAAAAAAAAAAASSGQRAGGYALGDYGAPANAGYLWGMNSPAPYLQGPPGSAAAAAASPFLPPASYGCSRGGQLVGSPSAPGSPSAGGAELSWLSLASQEELLKLVRPPYSYSALIAMAIQSAPERKLTLSHIYQYVAENFPFYKRSKAGWQNSIRHNLSLNDCFRKVPRDEDDPGKGNYWTLDPNCEKMFDNGNFRRKRKRRSEPNAPATTSAASSLGGLKTEEERPIPAAGKPCGNSPPPELDPSPSARDHPKSSSPSGIISSTPSCLSTFFSGMSSLSGGGSRLTGGLGTDLHHRNFSAGQLSSGTFTPSSSSSQEVPSPDQLQRVAGPSPAYYSSFHPSSSSQGAQYNHYYNFTVNSLIYTRDGTEV, encoded by the exons ATGAGCGCCGGTGAGTTGCAGCAGGCGCAGCCCAGAGCTTCGGCGCCGGCGGCCGCCCCCgcgcccccgcagccccgcagcGCCCAGGAAGCCCCCGACATGGCGGTGTATTGCAGCGAGAACTTCAGCGTCTACCCCCAGCCCAGCCTTCACCCGCccggcgccgctgccgccgccgccgcggccgccgcagccgctgcagccgccgccgcctcctcggGGCAGCGGGCGGGCGGGTACGCGCTGGGGGACTACGGGGCGCCCGCCAACGCCGGCTACCTGTGGGGCATGAACAGCCCCGCTCCCTACCTGCAGGGCCCGCCcggctccgccgccgccgccgccgcctcgcccTTCCTGCCGCCGGCCTCGTACGGCTGCTCCCGGGGCGGGCAGCTGGTGGGGTCGCCCTCGGCGCCCGGTTCGCCGTCGGCGGGCGGCGCGGAGCTGAGCTGGCTCAGCCTGGCCagccaggaggagctgctgaagctggtgcGTCCGCCGTACTCGTACTCGGCGCTGATCGCCATGGCCATCCAGAGCGCTCCGGAGAGGAAGCTGACCCTCAGCCACATCTACCAGTACGTGGCCGAGAATTTCCCCTTCTACAAGCGCAGCAAGGCGGGATGGCAGAACAGCATCCGCCACAACCTCAGCCTCAACGACTGCTTCCGAAAGGTGCCCCGCGACGAGGACGACCCCG GGAAAGGAAACTACTGGACCTTAGATCCCAACTGTGAGAAGATGTTCGACAACGGGAACTTCCGTCGCAAACGCAAGCGGCGCTCTGAGCCCAACGCCCCTGCGACCACATCTGCGGCCTCCTCTCTGGGGGGTCTGAAGACTGAGGAAGAGCGACCTATCCCCGCTGCAGGCAAACCGTGTGGAAACAGCCCACCCCCAGAGCTGGACCCCTCGCCTTCTGCCAGGGACCATCCAAAAAGCTCCTCTCCCTCCGGTATCATTTCATCCACCCCGAGCTGCCTCAGCACCTTCTTCAGCGGCATGAGCTCCCTGAGCGGCGGGGGCAGCCGGCTGACAGGGGGTCTCGGCACTGACCTGCATCACAGGAACTTCTCTGCGGGACAGCTGAGCAGTGGCACTTTCACCCCTTCCAGCAGCTCTTCTCAGGAGGTGCCTTCACCAGACCAGCTGCAGCGGGTTGCGGGACCTTCCCCCGCCTACTACAGCTCCTtccatcccagcagcagcagccagggagcCCAGTACAACCACTACTACAACTTTACGGTTAACAGCCTCATCTACACCCGGGATGGAACGGAGGTGTAG